The following are encoded together in the Hoplias malabaricus isolate fHopMal1 chromosome 3, fHopMal1.hap1, whole genome shotgun sequence genome:
- the LOC136691257 gene encoding potassium voltage-gated channel subfamily A member 3-like yields MDDHFNLIDSPSARRRGSDGSDAASAAVPVPVSVPLPVSELLEETGACPERYEPCRERVVLNISGLRFETQLKTFSQFPETLLGDARKRMRYFDPLRNEYFFDRNRPSFDAILYYYQSGGRIRRPVNVPIDVFSEEIRFYQLGDEAMEKFREDEGFIKEEERPLPRHEFQRQVWLLFEYPESSGPARGIAIVSVLVILISIVIFCLETLPEFRDDREAAAAAAAAAAAAAAAAAAQSGNGTASYVPTSFTDPFFVIETLCIVWFSFELLVRFFACPSKATFSKNIMNIIDIVAIVPYFVTLGTELAERQQGNGGQQAMSLAILRVIRLVRVFRIFKLSRHSKGLQILGQTLKASMRELGLLIFFLFIGVILFSSAVYFAEADDPTSSFGSIPDAFWWAVVTMTTVGYGDMHPVTIGGKIVGSLCAIAGVLTIALPVPVIVSNFNYFYHRETDGEEHAQCMHATSRERVDSATGEVPERARSASSLAKPEYVAIEDALHGAFGQPGYASQNSQNNCVSVKKIFTDV; encoded by the coding sequence ATGGACGACCACTTCAACCTGATCGACTCACCGTCGGCGCGGCGGCGGGGCAGTGACGGCTCCGATGCGGCCTCGGCCGCGGTGCCGGTGCCGGTGTCGGTGCCGCTGCCCGTGAGCGAGCTGCTAGAGGAGACAGGCGCGTGCCCCGAGCGCTATGAGCCGTGCCGTGAGCGCGTGGTGCTCAACATCTCGGGCCTGCGCTTCGAGACGCAGCTGAAAACGTTCAGCCAGTTCCCGGAGACGCTGCTGGGCGACGCGCGCAAGAGGATGCGCTACTTCGACCCGCTGCGCAACGAGTACTTCTTCGACCGCAACCGGCCGAGCTTCGACGCCATCCTCTACTACTACCAGTCCGGCGGGCGCATCCGCAGACCCGTGAACGTGCCCATTGACGTGTTCTCCGAGGAGATCCGCTTCTACCAGCTGGGAGACGAGGCTATGGAGAAGTTCCGCGAGGACGAGGGCTTCATCAAGGAAGAGGAGCGCCCGCTGCCCCGCCACGAGTTCCAGCGCCAGGTGTGGCTCCTGTTCGAGTATCCGGAGAGCTCGGGTCCCGCGCGGGGCATCGCCATCGTCTCCGTGCTCGTCATCCTCATCTCCATCGTAATCTTCTGCCTGGAGACTCTGCCCGAGTTCCGTGACGACCGggaagctgctgctgctgcggcggcggcggcggcggcggcggcaGCAGCAGCCGCGGCCCAGTCTGGGAACGGCACGGCGTCGTACGTGCCCACCTCCTTCACGGACCCGTTCTTTGTGATCGAGACACTGTGCATCGTGTGGTTCTCCTTCGAGTTGCTCGTGCGCTTCTTCGCGTGCCCGAGCAAAGCCACGTTCTCCAAGAACATCATGAACATCATCGACATCGTGGCCATTGTGCCCTACTTCGTCACGCTGGGCACGGAGCTCGCGGAGCGACAGCAGGGCAACGGCGGCCAACAGGCCATGTCCCTGGCCATCCTCCGGGTCATCCGTCTCGTGCGCGTCTTTCGCATCTTCAAGCTTTCCCGCCACTCCAAAGGCCTGCAGATCCTCGGCCAGACGCTCAAGGCCAGCATGAGGGAGCTCGGCCTGctcatcttcttcctcttcatcGGCGTCATCCTCTTCTCCAGCGCCGTGTACTTCGCCGAGGCCGACGACCCAACCTCCAGCTTCGGTAGCATCCCCGACGCCTTCTGGTGGGCCGTGGTCACCATGACCACGGTGGGCTACGGTGACATGCACCCGGTCACCATAGGCGGCAAGATCGTGGGCTCGCTGTGCGCCATCGCCGGCGTCCTCACCATCGCGCTGCCCGTGCCCGTCATCGTGTCCAACTTCAACTACTTCTACCACCGCGAGACGGACGGTGAGGAGCACGCGCAGTGCATGCACGCCACCAGCCGCGAGCGCGTCGACTCGGCGACCGGGGAGGTTCCAGAGCGAGCCCGAAGCGCCTCGTCGCTCGCAAAGCCCGAGTACGTGGCCATCGAGGACGCGCTGCACGGCGCCTTCGGACAGCCCGGCTACGCGAGCCAGAACAGCCAGAACAACTGCGTGAGCGTCAAGAAGATCTTCACAGACGTGTAG